A single window of Scyliorhinus canicula chromosome 30, sScyCan1.1, whole genome shotgun sequence DNA harbors:
- the LOC119958719 gene encoding uncharacterized protein LOC119958719, whose translation MSLTDDRDVLLGPGDPPDAQTAEDGLCSPWFHGFASRREAESLLQGRPRGSFLLRLSESQSGIVLSYSGSDRCRHFIIEQLPEHQYRILGDQRRHNSIAQLLDFYRNSPILPFVEFLTTACNKVPVKHYEDIDMIRRRKLGAREAGGSVAVGDNPNVPEHGAGSIPLPGAPAFDPKATHDVRLWAMEGAAKVTQEDSTYQEVPDKHYEDIDRIRRRKLGAREAGGRVAVSDDPKVPEDGAGWIPLPGVPAFAPEVMHNVRLWAMEGAAKVTQEDSTYQEVPDKHYEDIDRIRRRKLGAREAGGRVAVGDDPNVPEDGAGWIPLPGAPAFDPKATHDSSLWTMEGAAKVTQEDSTYQEVPDKHYEDIDRIRRRKLGAREAGGSVADGDNPNFPEDGAGLIPVLGAPAFDPKAAHDSSLWTMEGAAKVTQEDSTYQEVPDKHYEDIDRIRRRKLGAREAGGSVAVGDNPNIPEHCTGSTSLLGALAFDPKATHDTHLWAMEGAAKVTQEDSTYQEVPDKHYEDIDRIRRRKLGVRGAGGSVAVGDNPNVPEDGAESTPLPGALACDPKATHDTHLWAMEGAAEDSTYQEIAEAGCLARKASRENLSSNPVEKGGGPGPSPVIVTYATVNKTKAHIYTEPGPRTCRILARTRTYAEPNNVRLYADPDDNIILYAPPQDHLSRALQRQRLHLYSELDLKQARRGNVYCPSPTKVSATTPDLPPRQPADNANGGVVPTAPPRWPSPPLNPPSAQPTYAQPARRSRGLPVAPGAQSLTKGRLEVDDTAYGILPRPVPSKPEPEPRPVPASRPVPAPRPLPSKQEPEPGPVPELRPLPTPRPVPTPRPVAALKPDLAPRPVAALKPDLAPRPVPVLKPDLAPRPVPVLKPDSAPSPARTTSAPAFIQADNLYERVPEEYLRPPPFAPSRPTNRRDL comes from the exons CCAGACG GGAGGCGGAGAGTCTGCTCCAGGGGCGGCCGCGTGGATCATTCCTGCTTCGTTTGAGTGAAAGTCAGTCGGGAATAGTGCTGTCATACAG TGGGTCAGACCGCTGTCGCCACTTCATCATCGAGCAGCTGCCCGAGCATCAGTATCGGATCCTGGGCGATCAGCGAAGACACAACAGCATCGCTCAGCTGCTGGACTTCTACAGGAACTCCCCTATCCTACCCTTCGTCGAGTTCCTGACTACGGCCTGCAATAAG GTCCCTGTTAAACATTACGAGGATATCGACATGATCCGGAGGCGGAAGCTGGGAGCCCGCGAGGCGGGAGGAAGCGTCGCCGTCGGTGACAATCCCAACGTTCCGGAGCATGGCGCAGGATCGATCCCGTTACCGGGAGCGCCGGCCTTTGACCCCAAGGCCACGCACGATGTCCGTCTCTGGGCAATGGAAGGGGCAGCGAAGGTCACACAGGAGGATTCCACCTATCAGGAG GTCCCTGATAAACATTACGAGGATATCGACAGGATCCGGAGGCGGAAGCTGGGAGCCCGCGAGGCGGGAGGAAGGGTCGCCGTCAGTGACGATCCCAAAGTTCCGGAGGATGGGGCAGGATGGATCCCGTTACCGGGAGTGCCGGCCTTTGCCCCCGAGGTCATGCACAATGTCCGACTCTGGGCAATGGAAGGGGCAGCGAAGGTCACGCAGGAGGATTCCACCTATCAGGAG GTCCCTGATAAACATTACGAGGATATCGACAGAATCCGGAGGCGGAAGCTGGGAGCCCGCGAGGCGGGAGGAAGGGTCGCCGTCGGTGACGATCCCAACGTTCCTGAGGATGGGGCAGGATGGATCCCGTTACCGGGAGCGCCGGCCTTTGACCCCAAGGCCACGCACGATTCCAGTCTCTGGACAATGGAAGGGGCAGCGAAGGTCACGCAGGAGGATTCCACCTATCAGGAG GTCCCTGATAAACATTACGAGGATATCGACAGGATCCGGAGGCGGAAGCTGGGAGCCCGCGAGGCGGGAGGAAGCGTCGCCGACGGTGACAATCCCAACTTTCCGGAGGATGGCGCAGGATTGATCCCGGTACTGGGAGCGCCGGCCTTTGACCCCAAGGCCGCGCACGATTCCAGTCTCTGGACAATGGAAGGGGCAGCGAAGGTCACACAGGAGGATTCCACCTATCAGGAG GTCCCTGATAAACATTACGAGGATATCGACAGGATCCGGAGGCGGAAGCTGGGAGCCCGCGAGGCGGGAGGAAGCGTCGCCGTCGGTGACAATCCCAACATTCCGGAGCATTGCACAGGATCGACCTCATTACTGGGAGCGCTGGCCTTTGACCCCAAGGCCACGCACGATACCCATCTCTGGGCAATGGAAGGGGCAGCGAAGGTCACACAGGAGGATTCCACCTATCAGGAG GTCCCTGATAAACATTACGAGGATATCGACAGGATCCGGAGGCGGAAGCTGGGAGTACGCGGGGCGGGAGGAAGCGTCGCTGTCGGTGACAATCCCAACGTTCCGGAGGATGGCGCAGAATCGACCCCATTACCTGGAGCGCTGGCCTGTGACCCCAAGGCCACGCACGATACCCATCTCTGGGCAATGGAAGGGGCAGCGGAGGATTCCACCTATCAGGAG ATCGCTGAAGCCGGATGTTTGGCGAGGAAGGCCTCAAGAGAGAATCTAAGCTCTAACCCTGTCGAGAAGGGAGGCGGTCCTGGCCCTAGCCCAGTGATCGTGACCTACGCAACGGTCAACAAGACCAAGGCACACATCTACACGGAGCCCGGGCCGAGGACCTGCAGGATCTTGGCTAGGACGCGCACTTATGCTGAACCCAACAATGTCCGGCTCTACGCTGACCCCGATGACAACATCATCTTATACGCGCCACCTCAGGACCACCTGTCCAGGGCCCTTCAGCGTCAGCGCCTTCATCTGTACTCGGAACTGGATCTCAAGCAGGCCAGGCGTGGCAACgtatactgcccatcccccaccaaGGTCTCCGCCACGACCCCCGACCTCCCGCCCCGGCAACCAGCCGACAACGCCAACGGGGGGGTGGTGCCCACAGCCCCTCCAAGGTGGCCCTCTCCTCCCCTTAACCCGCCCAGTGCCCAGCCCACCTACGCCCAGCCTGCCCGCCGAAGCCGAGGCCTCCCCGTTGCCCCTGGCGCACAGAGCCTTACCAAGGGCAGGCTTGAAGTCGACGACACAGCTTATGGAATCTTGCCGAGGCCTGTACCCAGCAAACCAGAGCCAGAACCGAGGCCTGTGCCAGCATCGAGGCCTGTGCCGGCACCTAGGCCTCTTCCCAGCAAACAAGAGCCAGAACCGGGGCCTGTGCCAGAATTGAGGCCTCTGCCAACTCCGAGGCCTGTTCCAACACCGAGGCCTGTTGCTGCTCTGAAGCCTGATTTGGCACCGAGGCCTGTTGCTGCTCTGAAGCCTGATTTGGCACcgaggcctgttcctgttctgaagCCTGATTTGGCACcgaggcctgttcctgttctgaagCCTGATTCGGCACCAAGTCCTGCTCGCACCACATCAGCACCTGCATTTATCCAGGCCGATAATCTCTACGAGCGGGTTCCAGAGGAATATCTGAGACCGCCCCCCTTCGCACCAAGCAGACCAACGAACAGGAGG GACCTTTGA